A single genomic interval of Thermoanaerobaculia bacterium harbors:
- the rpoC gene encoding DNA-directed RNA polymerase subunit beta', with product MNQPTSLKDFNSIRVSLASPEKIRSWSFGEVTKPETINYRTFKPERDGLFCAKIFGPITDWECLCGKYKRMKHRGVVCDKCGVEVTKSRVRRERMGHIELAAPVSHVWFFKGLPSRIGHLLDMSLRDLERVLYFESYVVIDPGETDLKEKELLSEERYREVRGEWGDVFVARMGAEAIQELLRRVDVDSQAEELRLVMKTETSQIKKQKAAKRLKVIDSFRKSGQRPEWMIMDVIPVIPPELRPLVPLDGGRFATSDLNDLYRRVINRNNRLKKLLELRAPEVIVRNEKRMLQEAVDALFDNGRRGRVLKGSNNRPLKSLSDTLKGKTGRFRQNLLGKRVDYSGRSVIVVGPELKLNQCGLPKKMAVELFKPFIYNRLEKKGLAPTIKAAKELVEQGDVEVWDALEEVIRDHPVLLNRAPTLHRLGIQAFEPVLVEGKAIKIHPLVCPAFNADFDGDQMAVHVPLSPKAQIEAHLLMLSSNNILSPASGRPLAVPSQDLVLGCYYLTKARPGTKGEGRIFADFDEVMLAHAEGEVVTHTPIRVRYTGDYLDLTTQYNDQDIIHAEIQKIERALIDTTVGRVIFNRALPAQFPFINGLLKKKGLSDLVTFSYLRYGAAATVQMLDELKETGFLYATKAGISIGVDDMLIPEKKVNLVDKANKEVLEVESQRSSGVITAGERHNKIIDIWHRTTEAVSDEMFKEMKRSDQSGQEFNPIYIMADSGARGSKEQVRQLAGMRGLMSKPSGEVIENPIVANFREGLSVLQYFISTHGARKGLADTALKTADSGYLTRRLVDVGQDVIVIEEDCGTSDGIVVTAIMEGGDILEALRDRIVGRVAQEDILDPLTEQKILSIGDEITEELASAVQEAGIERVKIRSVLTCETRRGVCRRCYGRMLATGNLVEIGEAVGVIAAQSIGEPGTQLTMRTFHYGGTASRVTEQSKHVAKNPGKVKFLNVTTVARKDGSLVVVNRSGKITILDNKGREKERYSVVYGSNLKVTEGQDVAPGQELVEWDPFTSAILTEVGGRVEFKDIVEGENLREETDRVTGLSQNIIVESLGAEKRSPQLVIHTKGAADGKPDRKYLLPIGSHLMVTEGQEIHPGDTLAKIPRETTKTKDITGGLPRVVELFEARRPKEPAIITEIDGAIEYGPITKGLRKIIVRSEDNEVREYLIPRYTHVNVQDGEKVHAGDPLIDGPINPHDVLAILGEKELQRYMVDKIQEVYRSQNVAINDKHIEVVVRQMMRSVKIEEVGDTEFLIDEQVDRFRFTEENERVITAGGEPAIGRPLLLGITKASLSTDSLISAASFQETTRVLTEAAISGKVDSLRGLKENVIVGRLIPAGTGMSYYRDVVLEKEDIPEIEPVVEEFLTDNLDDLALAEADSDFEADEEI from the coding sequence ATGAATCAACCGACCAGCTTGAAGGATTTCAACTCGATCCGGGTGTCGCTCGCCTCGCCGGAGAAGATCCGGTCGTGGTCCTTCGGCGAGGTGACCAAGCCCGAGACGATCAACTACCGGACCTTCAAGCCGGAGCGGGACGGCCTCTTCTGCGCGAAGATCTTCGGGCCGATCACCGACTGGGAATGCCTCTGCGGCAAGTACAAGCGGATGAAGCACCGCGGCGTCGTCTGCGACAAGTGCGGCGTCGAGGTCACGAAGTCGCGGGTTCGCCGCGAGCGGATGGGCCACATCGAGCTCGCCGCGCCCGTTTCGCACGTCTGGTTCTTCAAGGGGCTGCCCTCGCGCATCGGGCACCTGCTCGACATGTCGCTCCGCGACCTCGAGCGGGTCCTCTACTTCGAGTCGTACGTCGTGATCGACCCGGGCGAGACGGACCTGAAGGAGAAAGAGCTCCTTTCCGAGGAGCGCTACCGCGAGGTCCGCGGCGAATGGGGAGACGTCTTCGTGGCCCGCATGGGCGCCGAGGCGATCCAGGAGCTGCTGCGCCGGGTCGACGTCGACTCGCAGGCCGAAGAGCTCCGCCTGGTCATGAAGACCGAGACCTCGCAGATCAAGAAGCAGAAGGCCGCCAAGCGCCTGAAGGTCATCGACTCGTTCCGCAAATCGGGCCAGCGCCCCGAGTGGATGATCATGGACGTCATCCCGGTCATCCCGCCGGAGCTCCGCCCGCTCGTGCCTCTCGACGGCGGACGCTTCGCGACCTCGGACTTGAACGACCTCTACCGGCGCGTGATCAACCGGAACAACCGGCTGAAGAAGCTCCTCGAGCTCCGCGCGCCGGAAGTCATCGTGAGGAACGAGAAGCGCATGCTGCAGGAGGCCGTCGACGCCCTCTTCGACAACGGCCGCCGGGGCCGCGTGCTCAAGGGGTCGAACAACCGGCCGCTCAAGTCGCTCTCCGACACGCTCAAAGGGAAGACCGGGCGGTTCCGGCAGAACCTCCTCGGCAAGCGCGTCGACTACTCCGGCCGGTCGGTCATCGTCGTCGGCCCGGAGCTGAAGTTGAACCAGTGCGGCCTCCCGAAGAAGATGGCCGTCGAGCTCTTCAAGCCGTTCATCTACAACCGGCTCGAGAAGAAGGGCCTCGCCCCGACCATCAAGGCGGCCAAGGAGCTCGTCGAGCAGGGCGACGTGGAGGTCTGGGACGCTCTCGAGGAGGTCATCAGGGACCACCCGGTGCTCCTGAACCGCGCGCCGACGCTCCACCGCCTCGGCATCCAGGCCTTCGAGCCGGTGCTCGTCGAGGGGAAGGCGATCAAGATCCACCCGCTCGTCTGCCCCGCGTTCAACGCCGACTTCGACGGCGACCAGATGGCCGTCCACGTTCCGCTGTCGCCGAAGGCCCAGATCGAGGCGCACCTCCTGATGCTCTCCTCGAACAACATCCTCTCGCCCGCCTCGGGCCGGCCGCTCGCCGTCCCGTCGCAGGACCTCGTGCTCGGCTGCTACTACCTGACCAAGGCGAGGCCCGGGACGAAGGGGGAGGGGCGGATCTTCGCGGACTTCGACGAGGTGATGCTCGCGCACGCCGAGGGCGAGGTCGTCACCCACACGCCGATCCGCGTGCGCTACACGGGCGACTATCTGGACCTGACGACGCAGTACAACGACCAGGACATCATCCACGCGGAGATCCAGAAGATCGAGCGGGCGCTGATCGACACGACGGTCGGCCGCGTGATCTTCAACCGCGCGCTCCCGGCGCAGTTCCCGTTCATCAACGGCCTGCTCAAGAAGAAGGGGCTCTCCGACCTCGTCACGTTCTCGTACCTGCGGTACGGCGCGGCGGCGACGGTGCAGATGCTCGACGAGCTGAAGGAGACCGGCTTCCTCTACGCGACCAAGGCCGGCATCTCGATCGGCGTCGACGACATGCTGATCCCGGAGAAGAAGGTCAACCTGGTCGACAAGGCGAACAAGGAGGTCCTCGAGGTCGAGAGCCAGCGCTCCTCCGGCGTGATCACCGCGGGCGAGCGCCACAACAAGATCATCGACATCTGGCACCGGACGACGGAAGCCGTCTCGGACGAGATGTTCAAGGAGATGAAGCGGTCCGACCAGTCCGGCCAGGAGTTCAACCCCATCTACATCATGGCCGACTCCGGCGCTCGCGGATCGAAGGAGCAGGTGCGGCAGCTCGCCGGGATGCGCGGCCTCATGTCCAAGCCCTCGGGCGAGGTCATCGAGAACCCGATCGTCGCGAACTTCCGCGAGGGCCTCTCGGTCCTGCAGTACTTCATCTCGACCCACGGCGCCCGCAAGGGCCTCGCCGACACCGCGTTGAAGACGGCCGATTCGGGCTATCTCACGCGGCGCCTCGTCGACGTCGGCCAGGACGTGATCGTGATCGAGGAGGACTGCGGGACGTCCGACGGCATCGTGGTCACCGCGATCATGGAAGGGGGCGACATCCTCGAGGCGCTGCGCGACCGCATCGTCGGGCGCGTCGCCCAGGAGGACATCCTCGATCCGCTCACGGAGCAGAAGATCCTGTCGATCGGCGACGAGATCACCGAGGAGCTCGCCTCCGCGGTGCAGGAGGCGGGAATCGAGCGCGTCAAGATCCGCTCGGTGCTCACCTGCGAGACGCGCCGCGGCGTCTGCCGCCGCTGCTACGGACGGATGCTCGCGACCGGCAACCTCGTCGAGATCGGCGAGGCGGTCGGCGTCATCGCCGCGCAGTCGATCGGCGAGCCCGGCACCCAGCTCACGATGCGGACGTTCCACTACGGCGGCACGGCCTCCCGCGTGACCGAGCAGTCCAAGCACGTCGCGAAGAACCCGGGCAAGGTCAAGTTCCTCAACGTCACGACCGTCGCGCGCAAGGACGGCAGCCTCGTGGTCGTGAACCGCAGCGGAAAGATCACGATCCTCGACAACAAGGGGCGCGAGAAGGAGCGCTACTCGGTCGTGTACGGCTCGAACCTGAAGGTGACCGAAGGCCAGGACGTGGCGCCCGGCCAGGAGCTGGTCGAGTGGGACCCGTTCACCTCGGCCATCCTCACGGAAGTCGGCGGGCGCGTCGAATTCAAGGACATCGTCGAAGGGGAGAACCTCCGCGAGGAGACCGACCGGGTCACGGGACTCTCCCAGAACATCATCGTGGAGTCCCTCGGCGCCGAGAAGCGGTCGCCCCAGCTCGTCATCCACACGAAGGGGGCCGCCGACGGCAAGCCCGACCGCAAGTATCTCCTCCCGATCGGCTCGCACCTGATGGTCACCGAGGGGCAGGAGATCCATCCCGGCGACACGCTGGCGAAGATCCCGCGCGAGACGACCAAGACCAAGGACATCACGGGCGGCCTTCCCCGCGTCGTCGAGCTCTTCGAGGCTCGGCGGCCGAAGGAGCCCGCGATCATCACCGAGATCGACGGGGCCATCGAGTACGGCCCGATCACGAAGGGCCTCCGCAAGATCATCGTCCGTTCGGAGGACAACGAGGTCCGGGAGTACCTGATCCCGCGCTACACGCACGTCAACGTCCAGGACGGCGAGAAGGTCCACGCCGGCGATCCGCTGATCGACGGACCGATCAACCCGCACGACGTGCTCGCGATCCTCGGCGAGAAGGAGCTCCAGCGTTACATGGTGGACAAGATCCAGGAGGTCTACCGCTCGCAGAACGTCGCGATCAACGACAAGCACATCGAGGTCGTCGTCCGCCAGATGATGCGGTCGGTCAAGATCGAGGAGGTCGGCGACACGGAGTTTTTGATCGACGAGCAGGTCGACCGGTTCCGGTTCACCGAGGAGAACGAGCGCGTCATCACCGCCGGCGGCGAGCCGGCGATCGGCCGACCGCTGCTGCTGGGAATCACGAAGGCATCCCTCTCGACGGACTCGCTCATCTCGGCGGCGTCGTTCCAGGAGACGACCCGCGTGCTGACCGAGGCGGCGATCTCCGGCAAGGTCGACTCGCTCCGCGGCCTGAAGGAGAACGTGATCGTCGGGCGCCTCATCCCGGCGGGCACCGGCATGAGCTACTACCGCGACGTCGTCCTCGAGAAGGAGGACATCCCGGAGATCGAGCCGGTCGTCGAAGAGTTCCTGACCGACAACCTGGACGACCTCGCGCTCGCGGAAGCCGATTCCGACTTCGAGGCGGACGAGGAGATCTAG